One part of the Sulfolobales archaeon genome encodes these proteins:
- a CDS encoding cytochrome b/b6 domain-containing protein — protein sequence MGEEREIEILGMGTRIAHTLQLIFFTLLVLTGLVLLSIELFAWIVYPIGVPLAPIVGLSQETGAVTVGVEVARAIHRFTGPLWGALLIVYGIYLVITRKILVFEPLKKPLRQQIREAIALLNHYALGKPLPRDVEENLDRHNVLVSYLTVVLIIAFILVGGSGAAMIYLNLTPDQHRIMLLLHDIGFYLSILFTLAHIFAVTHPNNIPILKAMFTNGRVALRWAEQHMPRYIRSRLTHGGIEAQGD from the coding sequence TTGGGGGAGGAGAGGGAGATAGAGATCCTCGGTATGGGGACTAGGATAGCCCATACCCTGCAGCTCATATTCTTCACACTACTGGTTTTGACAGGGCTGGTGCTCCTATCGATAGAGTTGTTCGCATGGATAGTCTATCCAATAGGTGTCCCCCTAGCACCTATAGTAGGACTTAGCCAGGAGACAGGGGCTGTGACTGTTGGTGTTGAGGTTGCAAGGGCTATCCACAGGTTTACAGGCCCTCTATGGGGAGCGCTATTAATAGTATATGGTATATACCTAGTTATAACCAGGAAGATCCTTGTCTTCGAACCCCTTAAAAAGCCTTTGAGGCAGCAGATAAGAGAGGCCATAGCTCTTCTAAACCACTATGCCCTGGGCAAGCCACTGCCAAGGGATGTTGAGGAGAATCTAGATAGGCATAATGTTCTCGTCTCATATTTAACCGTGGTTCTGATAATAGCCTTTATACTAGTGGGGGGCAGCGGAGCTGCTATGATCTATCTAAATCTAACACCAGATCAGCATAGGATTATGCTCTTACTACATGACATAGGGTTCTATCTAAGCATACTATTCACGCTAGCCCATATCTTCGCAGTTACACATCCAAATAACATACCGATTCTAAAGGCAATGTTTACAAACGGCAGGGTAGCTCTGAGATGGGCTGAGCAGCATATGCCCAGATATATAAGATCTAGACTCACACATGGGGGAATAGAGGCCCAAGGCGATTAG
- a CDS encoding formate dehydrogenase accessory sulfurtransferase FdhD — protein MVFHSTWKSGGAGDPMAKGMDGISYYEIEPSIDSYMDIPIAIDERFEVYVNDKHYTTLFTMPSGVEYAVIGSLVRDGIISSIEDIDGIEVNPRGRRIDVRLKRDTEIRRIYIEDCSILAEKGVYVSSKYRVQWKTLLDIFSDFNLKTSSVSMGIASHTSGLYNIEEGRAIIAHDSSRHSSILKIIGAGVVKGFRFDRSVVITTGRASSDMIIAIARAGIPIAISMRGPLYSGVTAAITLGVTLVVNFRRGEKVRGLTPLTHIKRIEGYRGIHNSPGSDI, from the coding sequence ATGGTTTTTCATTCCACGTGGAAGAGCGGTGGAGCCGGTGATCCCATGGCCAAGGGTATGGATGGGATCAGCTATTACGAGATAGAGCCTAGCATAGATAGCTATATGGATATCCCCATAGCTATTGATGAGAGATTCGAGGTATATGTTAACGATAAGCACTACACAACCCTATTCACAATGCCCTCGGGTGTTGAATATGCTGTGATAGGTAGTCTTGTGAGGGATGGCATTATATCTTCGATCGAGGATATAGATGGGATAGAGGTTAATCCAAGGGGTAGGAGGATAGATGTGAGGCTGAAGAGGGATACAGAAATCCGTAGGATCTATATTGAGGACTGCTCTATACTAGCTGAAAAAGGGGTATATGTCTCCTCAAAGTATAGGGTGCAGTGGAAGACCCTTCTGGATATATTTTCTGACTTCAATCTAAAGACATCATCTGTGTCGATGGGGATAGCCTCTCACACGAGCGGGTTATATAACATAGAGGAGGGTAGGGCGATAATAGCCCATGATAGTAGTAGGCACTCATCGATTTTAAAGATAATAGGTGCTGGAGTTGTGAAGGGCTTTAGATTCGATAGATCTGTGGTTATAACTACTGGGAGGGCATCATCAGATATGATCATTGCCATAGCAAGGGCAGGGATACCTATAGCGATCTCTATGAGAGGACCTCTATATAGCGGTGTAACAGCAGCCATAACCCTGGGTGTAACCCTTGTGGTTAACTTTAGAAGGGGTGAGAAGGTGCGTGGGTTAACACCTCTTACACATATAAAGAGGATAGAGGGTTATAGAGGCATACATAATAGCCCTGGCAGCGATATCTAG